One segment of Anastrepha obliqua isolate idAnaObli1 chromosome 3, idAnaObli1_1.0, whole genome shotgun sequence DNA contains the following:
- the LOC129241980 gene encoding GATA zinc finger domain-containing protein 4-like, producing MGKASPIPSGNRYSILSDSIPKPPKAKRKKPIITEDSFPVLPEPVKTINANDPKFILIKSTDTSNPIAKYSVFAKKKALDSISTEYSSVNILRDGSLLVLTKSNKVAEKFLKCKNFGGLCPVSIELHASLNTCKGTIFDLNLANTEEQEILEGLKSQGVVAVYKFTKICNGEKVPTGRIVLTFNLYKVPHDIDIAWYSVRVEEYFPTPMRCRNCQLLGHTIKRCNNNPTCENCNMPPHNPELCQRTMCANCLGSHSASDKHCPLYLQQKEILKIKTQNKCNYKEAKRLYKIHNPTPVNSKQSYASVANSTQPQSSTLNSNSISLSNCSNSSNDPSIPSQSNHNSYSNGPNKSFDLIKNTNNNYNTTDLQALFSSFITSHNSLPLTTHDSNVNSNLSSFSTQQNIVTTHTVTPQSLSIRNSINSTPNSSLLNNEHNIATTCSSNNATSLSSNLNPTEKQSLTTISYEHLECVDSHLSNKVTKETYSDILNSDHEEPVL from the coding sequence ATGGGGAAAGCTTCCCCGATCCCTTCGGGGAATCGGTATAGTATACTGTCCGACAGTATACCTAAGCCCCCAAAAGCTAAACGCAAAAAACCCATCATCACTGAAGACTCTTTCCCGGTATTACCGGAACCAGTGAAAACAATCAACGCAAATGAtccgaaatttattttaattaaatcaactGATACCTCCAACCCTATTGCTAAATACAGCGTTTTTGCCAAAAAGAAGGCACTGGATAGCATTAGTACAGAATATAGCTCAGTGAACATACTTCGCGATGGGAGCCTACTCGTACTAACTAAATCAAATAAAGTGGcggaaaaatttctaaaatgcaaaaatttcggTGGTTTATGTCCAGTTTCAATTGAATTACACGCATCATTAAATACATGCAAAGGTACTATCTTTGATCTAAATCTTGCGAACACAGAAGAACAAGAGATTCTTGAAGGTCTTAAATCCCAGGGTGTTGTtgctgtatataaatttacaaaaatttgtaacgGAGAAAAAGTCCCAACAGGCCGAATCGTTCTGACATTTAACCTTTACAAGGTCCCACATGACATTGATATCGCTTGGTACTCAGTAAGAGTAGAAGAATATTTCCCAACACCAATGCGATGCAGAAATTGCCAACTGCTCGGGCACACTATCAAAAGATGCAACAACAACCCCACTTGTGAGAATTGCAATATGCCCCCACACAACCCCGAATTATGTCAACGTACCATGTGTGCAAATTGTCTTGGCTCTCATTCAGCTTCTGACAAACACTGCCCTTTATATttgcaacaaaaagaaatattgaaaataaaaacacagaaCAAGTGTAATTATAAAGAAGCTAAACGTCTGTACAAAATCCATAATCCCACACCCGTTAACTCAAAGCAATCTTATGCATCGGTTGCTAACTCCACACAACCGCAATCAAGTACACTCAATTCAAACTCCATCTCTCTTTCTAACTGTTCAAACAGCTCTAACGACCCATCGATTCCATCACAATCCAATCATAACTCTTACTCTAACGGACCCAATAAATCAttcgatttgataaaaaataccaataacaacTACAACACAACAGATCTGCAAGCTCTCTTCTCTTCCTTCATTACTTCACACAACTCTCTTCCTCTTACTACTCACGACTCTAATGTAAATTCAAACCTCTCATCTTTTTCTACTCAACAAAATATAGTTACTACACACACGGTAACTCCCCAATCTCTTTCGATACGTAACTCTATTAATTCAACACCCAACTCCTCTTTACTCAATAACGAACATAACATTGCTACCACATGCTCTTCAAATAACGCTACATCTCTTTCATCCAACCTAAACCCAACAGAAAAACAATCTCTTACAACCATCTCTTATGAGCACTTGGAATGTGTAGATTCACATCTAAGCAACAAAGTGACTAAAGAAACTTATTCAGACATCCTCAACAGCGACCACGAAGAACCCGTACTATAG